Part of the Candidatus Eisenbacteria bacterium genome, CTGCATCCGCCGCACGCTGGCGGACGGCCGCCTGTCGGGCCTCTTCACGGGACTCGGGGCCGCCGCGGCCGACGCCGTGTACGGCGCGATCGCCGCGCTCGGCCTCACGGCGCTCACCGACGCGCTGGTGGGAGGCCGGGCCTGGATCCGGCTGATCGGCGGCGCGTTCCTGCTCT contains:
- a CDS encoding LysE family transporter, coding for MDVALVVRGVVIGFSIAAPVGPIGILCIRRTLADGRLSGLFTGLGAAAADAVYGAIAALGLTALTDALVGGRAWIRLIGGAFLL